Proteins encoded by one window of Musa acuminata AAA Group cultivar baxijiao chromosome BXJ2-9, Cavendish_Baxijiao_AAA, whole genome shotgun sequence:
- the LOC135623709 gene encoding galactoside 2-alpha-L-fucosyltransferase-like — protein MLRFYFSDAEAGDAVMEMKQMGMQQQHMPPLAGRRETKDEGSGGAHLVAGLGVVRPLVVLALCTLVLLLTLPSVAHRRHSLDLLLLHRPAASQGVSNSSCFASSSTIEHPKDELLGGLLSPVFDEASCLSRYQSAFYWKVSNHTSSAYLVEKLRRYEARHKKCGPDTELYKKAVEQLKSNRSTGPMECNYVVWMASDGLGNRILSISSAFLYALLNNKVLLLDLPEDMKGLFCEPFPNTTWVLPSDFPINNLKWVWRFEKDPYRYGDMLKKKVLSNDMNPANASFPLPAYLYLHLVHSNDDFDKMFYCQESQLLLQKFPWLLLRSNQYFVPALFLIPEFKKELSLLFPERTTVFHHLGRYLFHPSNSVWGYVTRYYEAYLANAKESLGMQIRTFAKVDLDSHFSSIMGCALSEKLLPDVDPKDPALPTIFGVKPKAVLVTSLNSGYFEKLRDMYYEHATTTKEVIGIYQPSHEEKQHTEKLSHNMKALAEMYLLSLSDSLMTSPYSTFGYVAQGLGGLSPWILTRPDNKNLCLHSITMEPCFHFPPSYDCNANKKVDIGSVVPYLRHCEDFRKGIKLFY, from the exons ATGCTGAGGTTTTATTTCTCCGATGCTGAAGCGGGAGATGCGGTGATGGAGATGAAGCAGATGGGAATGCAGCAGCAGCATATGCCGCCGCTCGCCGGGCGACGGGAGACGAAGGACGAGGGGAGTGGCGGAGCCCATTTGGTCGCTGGGTTGGGCGTCGTGAGGCCGCTTGTCGTGCTTGCCTTGTGCACGCTCGTCCTGCTCCTCACTCTACCCTCAGTGGCCCATCGCCGTCACTCACTCGATCTGCTCCTCTTGCATCGCCCAGCAGCATCACAAGGAG TCTCCAACAGTAGTTGTTTTGCTAGTTCTTCcaccattgaacatccaaaagacgaGTTACTTGGAGGTCTGCTTTCCCCGGTATTTGATGAAGCTTCCTGCCTGAGCCGCTACCAGTCTGCATTTTACTGGAAGGTTTCGAACCACACTTCTTCAGCTTACCTTGTGGAGAAGCTCCGAAGGTATGAAGCTCGCCACAAAAAGTGTGGCCCTGACACCGAGCTCTACAAGAAAGCTGTTGAACAGTTGAAGTCCAATCGCAGCACAGGGCCAATGGAGTGCAACTATGTGGTATGGATGGCGTCTGATGGCCTGGGAAACAGGATCTTAAGTATTTCCTCAGCATTCCTCTATGCTCTCCTTAATAACAAGGTCTTACTGCTCGACCTTCCTGAAGACATGAAGGGTCTATTCTGTGAGCCATTCCCTAACACCACATGGGTTCTCCCTTCCGATTTCCCTATCAATAACCTTAAATGGGTCTGGAGGTTCGAGAAAGATCCATATCGTTATGGAGATATGCTTAAAAAGAAAGTGCTTAGCAATGACATGAACCCTGCAAATGCTTCATTTCCACTACCAGCTTATCTCTATCTCCACCTGGTTCATTCTAATGATGACTTCGATAAGATGTTCTACTGCCAAGAGAGTCAGCTCCTACTTCAAAAGTTCCCTTGGCTATTGCTAAGATCAAATCAATACTTTGTGCCTGCTTTGTTTCTCATTCCTGAGTTCAAGAAGGAACTGAGTCTGCTATTCCCAGAGAGAACGACTGTCTTCCATCATttgggaagatatctttttcatcCGTCCAACTCAGTCTGGGGCTACGTAACGAGGTATTATGAAGCTTATCTTGCTAATGCAAAAGAAAGTTTAGGAATGCAGATCAGAACATTTGCAAAGGTCGATCTTGATAGCCACTTTAGCTCTATCATGGGTTGCGCACTGAGTGAAAAGTTATTGCCTGATGTTGATCCGAAAGATCCTGCTCTTCCAACCATCTTCGGTGTGAAGCCAAAAGCAGTTCTTGTTACCAGTTTGAACAGTGGGTACTTTGAGAAGCTAAGAGACATGTACTATGAGCATGCAACAACGACGAAAGAGGTGATTGGCATCTATCAACCGAGCCATGAAGAGAAACAACACACAGAGAAGCTCAGTCACAATATGAAGGCCCTTGCAGAGATGTATCTGTTGAGCTTGAGTGATTCATTGATGACTAGCCCATATTCAACCTTTGGATATGTGGCACAAGGTCTTGGTGGTCTAAGCCCGTGGATTCTTACAAGACCTGATAACAAGAATCTTTGCCTCCATTCCATCACCATGGAGCCCTGCTTCCACTTTCCTCCATCTTATGATTGTAATGCTAATAAGAAGGTTGACATAGGATCGGTGGTTCCATATCTGAGGCACTGTGAAGACTTCCGTAAAGGTATTAAACTGTTTTATTAG